The Anguilla anguilla isolate fAngAng1 chromosome 2, fAngAng1.pri, whole genome shotgun sequence genome contains the following window.
CAGGTTGCTTATTCTGGGATTAATAATGTTCTCAATGTTATACATTATCACACGCCAGTGTAACACCCCTGGGAGGGggatgcggcagtgccggggaacaccaTTGTCTgttgcatggagagagagagagcgcacccacacaaacatgaaataaaataaacgcccttccccctcacgggttccaggcaaaaacaataaaataaaataaaataacaaactaaaataacaatgacaaaagaaagcaaaaccgagtggcaacttttcagttccccgcTCGTAGCTGGCCAGATTTTCGCCTGGCCAGCTCCTCCCAGTTTTCAGTGTGTGGTTCACTTTTTCCCTGTCTTGTTAAAAgaaactaaactgaaattaaatgcaactcaaataaagaaactcgctctcggtgttagctcccggtctcagccccaaactgtggagagcagcacacctttaagcacctgggctgattagctaacacagcccaggtgcgtgtgctctctccaccagccagcgcaTCCGTGACCAATCCGCCTTTCCTGCGTTTATTGTgggatgagaaagagagagcgacaattcaaaaaataataataaaaaaagtgtatCTTCAGACATTCCCCCTCACAGGCTccaggtaaaaataataaacaaaaataacaaactaaaataataaaggtTTTTATTGTACGGTCAAGGTGGCTCCTGCTGCCGCTTCTGAATTATCTCTATGGATGGTAAAACCCTGGTTTCAGCCCACTTTTTAGTGAGACATTCCTTTTCAGTGGTACTGTACTAACTCTCCCTGGGGTTGAGTTTACAGCTGATGCAGAGCACTGGTCATTTTTCCCTATCCACCGGTTAGGACAACACCACACCCAGTCCTCCATCTGAGGCATCAGTTTACAGGAGGAAAAATTTTGCAAAGTCGGGGCTAATCAACAGAGGAACACCACACAAGCAcgcttttattttcaaaaacgcTGCCTGGTACTGCTCCATCCACTGGACCAATCAGGAACCCCGTTTTCGAGTGAGGTCAGTGAGGGACTTGCGAGGCTCGAAAAGTCCAGAATAAATCAATAGTAATGATTTTCTAATCCCAAGAACGACCTCACTTGCTTTTTAGACAAGCAGCTATCGCAGCAGTTTTTATCACTGACAGGTTGACTCATCCCCACCCCAGGAGCAACCCCAGATACCATACCTCCCTCCACCCAGATGCACACATCCCAAGGTTTGCTGTGAGTCTTGTGAGAATAATGATGTCAAATAAGCTTGAAGTAGCGGATGCCCCATGCAATCCAAATGGGAAGGTGACAAATTTATGTAATCCAATTTTTTGACACATGAATCTGGCAGTAGCCCTCGGTCAGACTGACCCAACTGGCTTGGGAACAAGCATAATGGGGCTATTCCAATTACAGGTGATTCCTCAATTACTCCCATCTCTAGCATTTTGCCCAATTCCTCCTGAACTAGTttctttttattgcaaaatgttAGAGAATGAGTGCTACACGGACAAAGATAATGGCAAAAAAAGGtgctctttaaaaagaaaaggaaacattaATGCATCAAAAACGGGTTCGTTTGTGCAATCTGAGAGTGAAAATGCTTGTGAAGTGCTTTGATTAAATTGGGGagcctcttttttttcagttttacccTAGTGCATTGATTCCGTCTGCTGAGAATTTATTATTTCTGCTTGTTGATGAGTCAGGAATGTCCACTGAATATGAAAgggtttttattaaaataaaaggaatggTTGAACATGATCAGATACTTCatattcttcacaaacacacacagccaacatACCAGCATGGGCAGGGCTATTCCCTGCAGTTTGAAGGACAATGTAAAAACgtgaattaatgaaaacagaagaATAACATGCATATAAGGcacgttatttttttcccactatGGAAAATATGGATTTAAACCTCAGAACACAAGTGtataaaagaaatacataaatgaacagAGTCCATTATTACAGAATTCAAAGCAATCAGCTCCAGccaacaaaaaacatgttgataTTGCATGATTATTTGTGTCTGATAAACTGTATTgttatgtgtatttttcttgTAGTTTTCATTGTGATTTCTATTACTACCTGTactcttttctctttctgtatGCAGATTACTGATTACCATAATGTCATACTGCTGTATCACATGTTAAACTCTTGTAACTATAAAAGAACTATACAAAAACATCAATAACAAGGCAATATAGTTATTTACAGGGAGTGTCTTAATTATCCTCACTGGCAACTTTAGTCACCCCTAGTCCACCCTAACGACCCTGCATTTGCTTCAGCTCAGGTAGACGGGCTTTGGACGCCAGGGCAGCCTTGCGTGTGAAAGTGGTGCAGCGGGTGAAGATCTCCTGGTCCCTGGGCCGTGGTGGAACCTTGGGAGCGGAGGAGACCTTCAGgggattgaggtcaggactgCTGGGGCTGAGCCTTTCCTCAGCGAGGCCACTATCAGTGCTGTGGAGCTCCACCATGCCCGTGGGGCTGCAACTGAGAGAGTCGCTGCCTGTCCAGCTGGAGTCATCACTGAAGCTGGACTCACTCCCCAGGCTAACCCCGCTCATGCTGCCCTTGCGGCTCTCGTTCTCTGCTGGGACAGGCGGGAGGACATGGCTCTGGTGTGGCTCTGACAGAATGTCCAGTGAGTGTGATTTTTTCTTGTTAACAGCACTGAGGCTTCCCTTTGGCAGGGGGGAGAATCGGTCTGAGTTATGCAGCTGTGCCATGTTAAGTGTGGAACTCCACATCTCCCTCTGGGCATGGACAAGTGGGTTGGTATAAGGTTTCAGGTACATGGAGGGCACATAGCCAGCTTTGCCCTTATTTCTGTGGGGAgggaaaatgacaaaaccaaGATTAAAGGTGTAGAAATAGGCAGAGTTGCCCTTATTGCATGAGGAAACCTTGTGCTATTGTCGTGTAGATCAGAAAGTGCCTGCAACCTTTAGAGATCAATAAACCTGAAACAACAGAACATGGTTCTTGGTGGAATACATTTCTAAACTGTCACTTGTAGCTGGGTCTGAAATGGACATGTAGTCAGTGTTCTTAGTGCAGATGAGATGCAAAGACCCACATATATGTTGCAACAGAGCACTTTAAATGTCACCCCGGATGTTTCAGATTATCTGACATTTAAGCAAATCGCTAGACAGTGAGCATACCTGATGAGCCACCAGCCATTGTCAGATTTTTGCAGCACCTCCACCACAGAGCCAATGTGCATAGTGACCTCGTCCTCATTTTTAGATGTATAGTTCCTGACTGCATGGTACAGTAAACCTACATGCAAACATAAACCAGTAgaaaacattaaacatatttGTTACTAGTTAGTGTTCTAAACAGTTCTCATCTCTGACTGCAAATACACTGTACAGacattaatcatgaaaaagaaatTCGCACCAAATCATGATTTTTGAAACTTGTCAGCAGTTGTTCGAAGGAATACATTTTAGGAAGCAAGGACGTTTCAACAAACAGGAAGCATGTATTACTAGACATCAAGGGAGAGAAACAAGCTAAAGCATATTCTGATTGCATCTGAAActaatttcaaaaacataatgCCAAATTAATTCCTGGTTTCCCCCAATGTGCTTCTGTTGCACCAGATCTAATGGTTCAGTGAATGGCTCTCGGGTGCAGTTTTGGTGTGGCACAGATGATGGCACAAAAAGATGGATCCCTGTATTGTGTAGTGTAACTGCAGTGACCTGCCCAAATTTGATACCCCTGATCAAGTACAAATATCCATGTACCTGCTGCAGGTGTCCCATCGTCATAGTCATCTTCTTCATCCCCATCCTCACACTTAACCAAGTAAGGTGCTGGGAACCAGGCCAGGCATTTGCCATCATTCTCCACCAGCCACCAACCTGAACAGAGAGATTTAATTGTCAGGAAGACACCAGAGGCTAAACTGAAGGGGGGCTAATGTGTCAGATGGACCAAAGAGCCCCCCATCCTCATTAGGGGTTCAGCACTTTAGCTATCAAATAATTGGCCACACATGTTGTTACCCTTTCAGTCTCTTGACAGCAAGGGATAAACAGTGTTTATTACATTCATTCTTgtataacatttaacattttaaagagataaTTCCACCCCATAGCTCATTGCTCATACAAACATATAACCAAAATAATGAATCTATGCCATATTACCACCATAGTTGAACATTCATCAGTGATTGAATGTAAACGGTCACTTGAAAATCTATCACTTCTTTCAGCGAATCATGTGTAATACAAAAGCCCTGTGCCTGCAAAGTCTTGtgacaatgaaataaaagcccTGAAAATCATAAAGTACTGCATGCTTTAAGAGGCTAACCTGCTTTGTCTTTGATGAGTACATCCACCGTCTCATCCACAGCCACTTTGAAGGGCCTGTTCTTGGTGTCCCTTGTCTCATATGGGGCCACACAACGGTATGTTTCAGGCACATAGGGCCGTGTCACATTGCCCATGCTGAATCGCTTGCCGCCAATAGTATCCATTCCTCTATCATTGCTGTCTGCAATGTCCTCCAAGGGCAGAATCACAATGCTGTGGATAAGACAGACATGAGCATTCCACTTGCCTGTTTGCTGACAATCTTTTCACATCTTGGCATTCACCCTGGAAAATTCCATGACCAAATAATgtgctaaataaaaatgatggacattaatcaaattaatcaaaaatgatctctgacaaaaaacaaacaaacaaaaaaaaaacatttacattacagactACTacttcaaaacacacaaaataacaacaacctTTTATAACATGCCCTAAGTTGCCCATTTCATAAATCTGCTAGAAAGAGCACATACCTGTTCTTTACGAACTCTGGCTGCAGGTCCTGATGCTGTGGCAGGAAAAACTGGATCagctcagagctctgtgtgaCGCTGGGCTCACATTtcagcagctctgtgcagtaaTTTTCCAGGAGAGACAGGTGACGCAATGATTTGCTGGAGTCCTTCCTCTGAGAAGTCTTTGTGTTCCTTGCTGAAATGGAGGAATGTAGCAGAAGAATTAACACTTTCATTGAATGAATTAACAGGATGATGCGGTTTGTATAAAAAGTGAATTTACCTCTGAACCTTGGAATCACTCTCTCTGATGTGTGAAATGGGTTTTTCAAGGAAAACAGCTTTTTCAGTTGCTTCTGGTAGAGTAAAAGAATAAATGGTTTTAGACCCGAAAATTCCAAAGCACTgactgtttatttctttaaagtatGTTTAATTAACTTACATGAAGTTTCTTGAACTCCTGAAATGATCTGTAAACAATGATTTCGCTATGATCTGACCAAAGCACAGAGGTCATGAACATCTGAAAAAGATTAGAAAGCTGAATGTTAATTTGAATGGACTAGTCTACACTGGCTTTTTCCCATGTATTTACAGTAGCCTACGCTTGGCAGTTAGAATGAGTTCCTATTTGGCTGCTGTTTAATCAAAATTGTATCAAGTTTTCAGAATTTCAAAATTTCAGTCAAAGTAATGAATAACTATTATAAATCTGCAGTGCCTTAATTTCAGCAAGAGCCAAAACTGTCACATACTCAGCTAAACTGGCTGCCATTATAGTGTAATTATTTGGTCACCGGCAGTTAAAGCTGCATGAGGTTCACACCTTGCTAGCGTCCTTTTGCATCACCCCAATAAGCCTGACAGCAGTTGGGAATCTTTGGTCGCTcatctttgttttcagaagAGTTGGCTTTATGCTCTGGAAGAGGCAAGTCGATCGTCTTTCCAGCGTTTTCACCACTCTCATGCAAACACCGACGAGTATATTATATAGTCTTTACTGTAGGCGTTGCCAAAGATAGATATGTATATTCCGCGAAATAGTTTAAGAAAGGCACGTGCACAGGAACAACAGCTAGTTGGCAAGAGGCCATGTAGGTACAATTACAGCAGTGTCAGTGGCATTTCGTGAGTCATTTAGCGCCGAGTGATATGTCTGATACAACTGGCTCAGTCAAAGTATAGGCTACTTCAAGTGGCTCCAATTCATTTACGAACGTACGATAAACTATAAACGGTAGGAAAAGATGTGTAAGTTGTGTTACGGTCTTCGTGTTAGTCACCCCTCTTCTCTCTTGTGCTtagaccagagactgtaaaaaaatactcTTACAGTAAGTGAAACAAAATTGTATGGAATGTTGTAAAAATGGCCTACGTTGCGATACAATAGCGCCATTGCATCCCTGGTATATTTTTGCCCCACAACTTTTTGTATCTACCTGGTTTCTCTATTTACATATTAAGTTTACAGTTACATATTAAAGTACTAACAAAACTTGTGAAGTGGCTACGTATGCTATCATTTCAGTAGAGCTATAAGAAGTTCAGTCTGTCTTCAGGACTGGAGAGCTGTCAGCACATGGCAATGGCTTGTGTGACAAGAATCACATGTTCTTTTTTGATGtggtttaaatacatttcacaggtTGGTGTATAACTGGTATGACTTATGCAGCCAGATTGTAGACAAGATGAACTGCAACTATAATTCCTTCGAGAAAcctgtgtgtatgcacttgcgtgcatttgtttaaaataaataaataaataaaaataaaaaaacaaagtgtaaAATACTTTGTTACTTCTTACTCGTTTCATAATAAAGTTCCATATGATGATCATGGTAGTTATCTGCTTTTTCACACATCAGATTAGTTCAGGCGATGCACTTTTAAGAGAGCgtggtttttacttttttgtcatCAAACCCCAATCCAAAGAAACGTTTCACAGCATCTTTTCTCTTAACATTATTTaacatgtatgtgtacacaatATCTGTGTTAGAAGTTAACAGTTATTTCTTATAAACACCAAGGTATTTCACCCCATGATGAAAGAAACCTTCTCTTGAAATTCCATATTTTctgattcatatttaattatttgtttaatcaCGAGACCAGACCTCTGTTTTGGTATTCAAAAAATGACATGCCCTTTGGAGTCATTTCCCAACCGGtaatttatttagtattttgcAGACTTAATAAATCCATCTAGCAAGAGAGATGAATTAACGCCTGTCATCTTGATGTAATTTCCCAGTACTGATCCGAAATGGCAGGGGCATGCAGGTGTCTCTTCAAAGTGTAGGTGGTGAGTGGGAGCTGGCTGCAAAGACAGCTGTCACACTGATCTGAGGCAGCGTGAACTATGCAGCTGTGTGATGTGCAgccaaatctctctctcacgttCCTGTTCAAGGTCATCACTCAACCAAGCTGTCAGGCCGTGAGCACAAGTCATCACCTGGAATAAGCATCACATCTGCCTGTACGGGCAATGCACCAGGAGGAGGAAGTTTTGCTTTCCATCACGTGCCGCTTACCGTGCTCCACAGGTCACCACTCTGCCGTCCCCTGGTCACTGCCAGCTTACGCATCAGTCAACAGTCTATGCACCTGACCAGTGGTCACCAAGCATTACCAAAACCCAAACATCAAAGGTAAGCAATATATAATGTGGTACCAACTCTAGTTTTGTCACTTTTcaggtttatttgcattgcacaAGACAAACACCATTATATAAGAACATAATTGTCAGAGTCGGATCCATATCCAGAAGCCAAGCTCCAATAGTCATAGACCTAGCTggaaggaatttttttttctttcttttttaattaagcaaaacaaaacaaaaagcagaacaCAGGCTGTTCTGTGTGGTTGGCACTTGTTTGGTGTTCCTTCGCTGTAAAATGAACATTGTTATAGATGCAAGAGTGAAGAAGAGGAAACAATGAATTCCCCATTCTGTCTGTAAGCAGTACCGGGGGTAGGGAgttaaacacaaagcagacGGACGATGTGCCACTTCATGGTGCCAATATGTGAGTAAGCGAAAGCTACCTCCTGGTGCCATTGCCTAACTTTGTTGCAATGAGGCTACTAGCAATGAGGTTACTAAATACATATGCAAACTAGACGAGGTAaagatgcaaaagaaaacagcaataaaattgacaatatgtttgtgaatgtgcatgctTGTTACAGAATTTCGCCTTGCTTCTATCAAAGCAGGCTCAATAGCAGGTTGAAAGTTGTGACccaatatataggctatataaaaaagaaagctgCTGCCTACTAGCGGTGGCTTGCAAAGGTTCCACTCCACCAAGCTAAGCGAAAGCTAACCCCTATGCCACTGCCTGATTTACTGTAATAGAGGCGGgtatataaacacacaagctGGACTAAGTAAAgatgcaaaaggaaacaaagcaataaaattaACAATGAATATCCTAGAATTATAATGCCATTGACTGACAGTACTCGTACGAGTGCACAACAAGACGTGGTGTCTGGTGAAGTGGAGTTTCTAAATGCGAGTAATGGTATTTAT
Protein-coding sequences here:
- the LOC118220042 gene encoding NADPH oxidase organizer 1-like: MSDQRFPTAVRLIGVMQKDASKMFMTSVLWSDHSEIIVYRSFQEFKKLHKQLKKLFSLKNPFHTSERVIPRFRARNTKTSQRKDSSKSLRHLSLLENYCTELLKCEPSVTQSSELIQFFLPQHQDLQPEFVKNSIVILPLEDIADSNDRGMDTIGGKRFSMGNVTRPYVPETYRCVAPYETRDTKNRPFKVAVDETVDVLIKDKAGWWLVENDGKCLAWFPAPYLVKCEDGDEEDDYDDGTPAAGLLYHAVRNYTSKNEDEVTMHIGSVVEVLQKSDNGWWLIRNKGKAGYVPSMYLKPYTNPLVHAQREMWSSTLNMAQLHNSDRFSPLPKGSLSAVNKKKSHSLDILSEPHQSHVLPPVPAENESRKGSMSGVSLGSESSFSDDSSWTGSDSLSCSPTGMVELHSTDSGLAEERLSPSSPDLNPLKVSSAPKVPPRPRDQEIFTRCTTFTRKAALASKARLPELKQMQGR